From the Pontiella agarivorans genome, one window contains:
- the glmM gene encoding phosphoglucosamine mutase, with the protein MGKLFGTDGVRDRANQGNMTVETAIKLGRAVAIKFKNEHDPEQWPAIVIGRDPRLSGAMLESALAAGVCSAGVDAHLLGIVPTPAVAAIAVQTGAVAGLMVSASHNPYFDNGIKVFKGDGFKLSDAEEAEIEALFFSEQKELPVDDGVGAVFQLGNSTQIYSEFCLDTIEAEQPFSGLKLVLDCSNGATSDCAEKIFSELGADVTVIHDQPDGLNINENCGSQHTEMLQRKVRKLQAHAGLAFDGDGDRLIAVDEKGTELTGDQIMAICARSYKKTNDLKNNIVVATVMSNMGFHAAMKANGIKTESAGVGDRKVLELMKKKGAVLGGEDSGHMIFLDCHTTGDGIVSGIKLVQTLKQSGKKLSELAGIMTPFPQQLINVDVQQKPDIRDVPALEKAITAAEAELGDEGRVLIRYSGTQPMCRVMVEGPTEEQTRTIAEKLADVVKSELG; encoded by the coding sequence ATGGGAAAACTATTCGGAACAGACGGAGTGCGCGACCGCGCGAATCAGGGAAATATGACCGTTGAAACGGCCATAAAGCTTGGGCGCGCTGTGGCAATAAAATTCAAAAATGAACATGATCCGGAACAATGGCCGGCCATTGTGATTGGTCGCGATCCGCGTCTGAGCGGTGCCATGCTGGAATCAGCGCTGGCCGCCGGCGTCTGTTCTGCGGGGGTAGATGCACATCTGCTCGGCATTGTGCCCACGCCGGCAGTAGCAGCGATTGCGGTGCAGACCGGCGCGGTGGCGGGACTGATGGTTTCGGCGTCGCACAATCCCTATTTCGACAACGGAATCAAGGTATTCAAAGGCGATGGATTTAAACTTTCCGATGCCGAGGAGGCGGAAATTGAAGCGTTATTTTTCAGCGAGCAGAAAGAGTTGCCGGTCGATGACGGTGTCGGCGCCGTGTTCCAGCTGGGTAATTCGACGCAGATTTATTCTGAATTCTGCCTCGATACGATTGAAGCCGAGCAACCATTCAGCGGTTTGAAACTGGTGCTGGACTGCTCCAACGGGGCAACCAGCGATTGCGCCGAAAAGATTTTTTCCGAGCTCGGAGCCGATGTGACGGTAATTCATGATCAGCCTGACGGCCTTAACATTAATGAAAACTGCGGTTCACAGCATACGGAAATGCTGCAGCGCAAAGTCCGCAAACTCCAGGCGCATGCCGGGCTGGCGTTTGACGGCGACGGCGACCGCCTTATTGCCGTGGACGAAAAAGGCACCGAATTAACCGGCGATCAGATTATGGCCATCTGCGCCCGGTCATACAAAAAAACCAATGATCTCAAAAACAATATCGTGGTGGCCACGGTGATGAGCAATATGGGCTTCCATGCGGCGATGAAGGCCAATGGAATTAAGACGGAATCCGCAGGCGTCGGCGACCGCAAGGTGCTGGAGCTGATGAAAAAAAAAGGGGCAGTGCTGGGAGGCGAGGATTCCGGGCATATGATTTTTCTGGATTGCCATACAACCGGAGACGGCATTGTCTCAGGCATCAAGCTGGTGCAGACTCTGAAACAGTCCGGAAAAAAGCTATCCGAGCTGGCAGGCATCATGACGCCGTTCCCACAGCAGCTGATTAATGTGGATGTGCAGCAAAAACCGGATATCCGCGATGTTCCAGCCCTTGAAAAAGCCATAACTGCGGCTGAAGCCGAACTGGGCGATGAGGGGCGCGTACTGATCCGTTATTCCGGAACGCAACCGATGTGTCGTGTGATGGTGGAGGGTCCGACGGAGGAGCAGACCCGGACGATTGCAGAAAAACTGGCCGACGTGGTGAAAAGTGAGCTGGGCTAA